A single region of the Sorghum bicolor cultivar BTx623 chromosome 9, Sorghum_bicolor_NCBIv3, whole genome shotgun sequence genome encodes:
- the LOC8085124 gene encoding uncharacterized protein LOC8085124 isoform X1 has product MKQKLDHVPERVTTITISNSQQFYEIQIPLSTGDNGGMASSANTNADGTHDASGSIHERVVPRHHQKKTIPNKFQQKGAQCSSAATPKRRTPDTSQHEDLLSGPTRRSPRLAASQDNDDDDFEPAIKRLRLKVPAHKDPKSKKSSLPSIQEEDDDGILGKINSCCTPNHVLDAINKLSEPQKNRVHELGWGKFLEIAIDCVESRNLFLYLLDRVDIDSMFLRVPPNIELPINKAAVHAVLGVPAGTEVISKKSSKELSNAKRELMAQLGIATNKITVPRLLEEVAKGNADDLSMKCFFLVIFNRFLFPGSAFDIANTDLQFIMDFQNFGKVDWQQAVIDHIRTSAKEWQSPGAKNTANPTIRSCAPFLLIYYLENLDHPLNDNNHRMVVPRAAVFSKQYISTLTNADRWADKYDRICYGKLRQKNPVGSAYQKVYTMQHTAVPASFQLPQLSDLLKGVLDNVAASTNPHFLQLITTVDRDIRANQKVIHELHHTNECLLIKFSEDVKELLANASIPTVTEVQHQTGQQTRPESSTRNLQEPTLQRNDSNLAGPSHTETATVQVEQPADATQPLAGLGHVSSCSAGARQEEIVAFRDEQVAEQEQPLTDLVDDHSVSNQRATANGLNILTMVCEQLGKQPHGSAHLDMGGHHEDSLIRKEHRWAAAMASHSVRGPSSSMQLPVTGSQTGVSQPLPMPIPIQVTPEDLDHKDAIDTPATPPATLSAAEIVTPEVGKTYTHPPALPEDMIPKVGLLFDTEEHAYEMFRRYAVATGFPIKWARKKRTVRDISCSMSGTWKYYKPEQQRTRNKFTKKTGCKVYMKLKHVSDMEGNYNGKVIIDKIQLDHNHPLSDELIRFE; this is encoded by the exons ATGAAGCAAAAACTTGATCACGTTCCTGAACGTGTTACAACAATTACTATATCAAACAGCCAGCAGTTTTATGAGATTCAAATTCCACTTTCAACTGGAGACAATGGTGGCATGGCAAGCTCAGCGAACACCAATGCAGATGGTACTCATGATGCATCTGGTTCAATTCATGAGCGCGTTGTTCCAAGACACCACCAGAAGAAAACCATACCAAATAAATTTCAACAGAAGGGGGCTCAGTGTTCTTCTGCAGCAACCCCAAAGAGGAGAACACCCGATACCTCACAGCATGAAGACCTTCTTTCTGGTCCGACCAGACGCTCACCAAGGCTAGCTGCATCGCAAGACAATGACGACGAT GATTTCGAACCAGCAATAAAACGCCTAAGGCTGAAAGTTCCTGCTCACAAAGATCCTAAATCAAAGAAATCTTCACTTCCATCCATACAGGAAGAG GACGATGATGGTATACTGGGTAAGATTAACTCCTGCTGCACTCCCAATCATGTGctcgatgccatcaataaactTTCAGAACCACAGAAGAATAGGGTTCACGAGCTTGGTTGGGGTAAATTTCTAGAAATCGCTATAGATTGTGTGGAGAGCAGGAATCTATTTCTTTATTTGCTGGACAGGGTGGATATAGACAGCATGTTTTTACGGGTCCCACCCAACATTGAACTACCTATCAACAAGGCAGCTGTTCATGCTGTGCTTGGTGTGCCAGCTGGCACAGAGGTAATTTCTAAGAAGTCCAGCAAGGAACTTTCTAATGCGAAGAGAGAGCTTATGGCTCAGCTTGGAATTGCAACAAACAAAATCACAGTCCCTCGGCTTTTGGAAGAGGTGGCTAAGGGAAATGCTGATGACCTCTCAATGAAATGCTTCTTCCTCGTGATCTTCAACAGGTTCTTGTTTCCAGGGTCAGCATTTGACATCGCAAACACAGACTTGCAGTTCATTATGGATTTTCAAAACTTTGGCAAGGTTGATTGGCAACAGGCTGTGATAGATCATATCAGAACCTCTGCGAAAGAGTGGCAGTCTCCTGGTGCCAAAAACACAGCTAACCCTACAATTCGATCATGTGCTCCATTCCTCTTA ATTTACTACCTCGAGAACCTGGATCACCCACTCAATGACAACAACCACCGGATGGTTGTGCCAAGGGCTGCTGTATTCTCAAAGCAATATATTTCTACGTTGACCAATGCAGATAGGTGGGCCGACAAATATGATCGCATATGCTACGGCAAACTCCGG CAAAAAAATCCCGTTGGTTCAGCTTACCAAAAGGTATACACCATGCAACATACTGCGGTCCCTGCATCGTTCCAATTACCTCAGTTGAGCGACCTGCTCAAAGGTGTCTTGGATAATGTGGCAGCCAGTACAAACCCTCATTTCCTACAACTTATTACGACGGTCGACCGTGACATTCGTGCCAACCAGAAGGTCATACATGAGCTCCATCACACAAATGAGTGCCTCTTGATCAAGTTTTCAGAAGATGTCAAGGAACTACTTGCAAATGCCTCTATTCCTACCGTTACAGAGGTTCAACACCAGACCGGGCAGCAGACAAGACCAGAGAGTAGCACACGTAACTTACAAGAGCCTACCTTACAGCGTAACGACAGTA ATTTGGCTGGTCCGAGTCATACAGAGACCGCAACAGTGCAAGTTGAACAGCCAGCGGATGCGACACAGCCACTtgctggtctgg GCCACGTATCTTCATGTTCAGCTGGTGCGAGACAAGAAGAGATTGTTGCATTTCGAGATGAGCAGGTAGCTGAACAGGAGCAGCCACTCACTGATCTAG TTGATGATCATAGTGTCAGTAACCAGCGTGCTACTGCAAACG GCCTAAACATTCTGACAATGGTCTGCGAGCAGCTTGGGAAGCAGCCCCACGGATCAGCTCACTTAG ATATGGGAGGCCACCATGAGGACAGTCTTATTCGCAAGGAGCACCGGTGGGCTGCTGCAATGGCATCACATAGCGTGAGGGGTCCTTCATCGTCTATGCAGCTACCAGTCACAGGTAGTCAGACTGGAGTGTCTCAACCATTGCCCATGCCCATACCCATACAGGTCACTCCAGAAGATCTTGATCATAAAGATGCCATCGACACACCTGCTACACCACCAGCTACGCTCTCAGCTGCTGAAATCGTCACACCCGAAGTTGGGAAGACATACACACAT CCCCCAGCATTGCCAGAGGATATGATCCCAAAGGTGGGGCTGTTATTCGACACTGAAGAGCATGCATACGAGATGTTCAGGAGATATGCCGTAGCAACTGGTTTCCCAATTAAGTGGGCTAGGAAAAAACGTACTGTAAGGGACATATCCTGCTCAATGTCTGGAACATGGAAATACTATAAGCCTGAACAACAGCGCACTCGCAATAAGTTCACAAAGAAGACCGGCTGCAAAGTTTACATGAAGCTCAAACATGTGTCTGACATGGAAGGTAATTACAATGGCAAGGTTATTATAGACAAGATACAGCTTGACCATAACCATCCACTCTCAGACGAACTTATCAGATTTGAGTGA
- the LOC8085124 gene encoding uncharacterized protein LOC8085124 isoform X3: protein MKQKLDHVPERVTTITISNSQQFYEIQIPLSTGDNGGMASSANTNADGTHDASGSIHERVVPRHHQKKTIPNKFQQKGAQCSSAATPKRRTPDTSQHEDLLSGPTRRSPRLAASQDNDDDDFEPAIKRLRLKVPAHKDPKSKKSSLPSIQEEDDDGILGKINSCCTPNHVLDAINKLSEPQKNRVHELGWGKFLEIAIDCVESRNLFLYLLDRVDIDSMFLRVPPNIELPINKAAVHAVLGVPAGTEVISKKSSKELSNAKRELMAQLGIATNKITVPRLLEEVAKGNADDLSMKCFFLVIFNRFLFPGSAFDIANTDLQFIMDFQNFGKVDWQQAVIDHIRTSAKEWQSPGAKNTANPTIRSCAPFLLIYYLENLDHPLNDNNHRMVVPRAAVFSKQYISTLTNADRWADKYDRICYGKLRQKNPVGSAYQKVYTMQHTAVPASFQLPQLSDLLKGVLDNVAASTNPHFLQLITTVDRDIRANQKVIHELHHTNECLLIKFSEDVKELLANASIPTVTEVQHQTGQQTRPESSTRNLQEPTLQRNDSNLAGPSHTETATVQVEQPADATQPLAGLGHVSSCSAGARQEEIVAFRDEQVAEQEQPLTDLVDDHSVSNQRATANGLNILTMVCEQLGKQPHGSAHLDMGGHHEDSLIRKEHRWAAAMASHSVTPEDLDHKDAIDTPATPPATLSAAEIVTPEVGKTYTHPPALPEDMIPKVGLLFDTEEHAYEMFRRYAVATGFPIKWARKKRTVRDISCSMSGTWKYYKPEQQRTRNKFTKKTGCKVYMKLKHVSDMEGNYNGKVIIDKIQLDHNHPLSDELIRFE, encoded by the exons ATGAAGCAAAAACTTGATCACGTTCCTGAACGTGTTACAACAATTACTATATCAAACAGCCAGCAGTTTTATGAGATTCAAATTCCACTTTCAACTGGAGACAATGGTGGCATGGCAAGCTCAGCGAACACCAATGCAGATGGTACTCATGATGCATCTGGTTCAATTCATGAGCGCGTTGTTCCAAGACACCACCAGAAGAAAACCATACCAAATAAATTTCAACAGAAGGGGGCTCAGTGTTCTTCTGCAGCAACCCCAAAGAGGAGAACACCCGATACCTCACAGCATGAAGACCTTCTTTCTGGTCCGACCAGACGCTCACCAAGGCTAGCTGCATCGCAAGACAATGACGACGAT GATTTCGAACCAGCAATAAAACGCCTAAGGCTGAAAGTTCCTGCTCACAAAGATCCTAAATCAAAGAAATCTTCACTTCCATCCATACAGGAAGAG GACGATGATGGTATACTGGGTAAGATTAACTCCTGCTGCACTCCCAATCATGTGctcgatgccatcaataaactTTCAGAACCACAGAAGAATAGGGTTCACGAGCTTGGTTGGGGTAAATTTCTAGAAATCGCTATAGATTGTGTGGAGAGCAGGAATCTATTTCTTTATTTGCTGGACAGGGTGGATATAGACAGCATGTTTTTACGGGTCCCACCCAACATTGAACTACCTATCAACAAGGCAGCTGTTCATGCTGTGCTTGGTGTGCCAGCTGGCACAGAGGTAATTTCTAAGAAGTCCAGCAAGGAACTTTCTAATGCGAAGAGAGAGCTTATGGCTCAGCTTGGAATTGCAACAAACAAAATCACAGTCCCTCGGCTTTTGGAAGAGGTGGCTAAGGGAAATGCTGATGACCTCTCAATGAAATGCTTCTTCCTCGTGATCTTCAACAGGTTCTTGTTTCCAGGGTCAGCATTTGACATCGCAAACACAGACTTGCAGTTCATTATGGATTTTCAAAACTTTGGCAAGGTTGATTGGCAACAGGCTGTGATAGATCATATCAGAACCTCTGCGAAAGAGTGGCAGTCTCCTGGTGCCAAAAACACAGCTAACCCTACAATTCGATCATGTGCTCCATTCCTCTTA ATTTACTACCTCGAGAACCTGGATCACCCACTCAATGACAACAACCACCGGATGGTTGTGCCAAGGGCTGCTGTATTCTCAAAGCAATATATTTCTACGTTGACCAATGCAGATAGGTGGGCCGACAAATATGATCGCATATGCTACGGCAAACTCCGG CAAAAAAATCCCGTTGGTTCAGCTTACCAAAAGGTATACACCATGCAACATACTGCGGTCCCTGCATCGTTCCAATTACCTCAGTTGAGCGACCTGCTCAAAGGTGTCTTGGATAATGTGGCAGCCAGTACAAACCCTCATTTCCTACAACTTATTACGACGGTCGACCGTGACATTCGTGCCAACCAGAAGGTCATACATGAGCTCCATCACACAAATGAGTGCCTCTTGATCAAGTTTTCAGAAGATGTCAAGGAACTACTTGCAAATGCCTCTATTCCTACCGTTACAGAGGTTCAACACCAGACCGGGCAGCAGACAAGACCAGAGAGTAGCACACGTAACTTACAAGAGCCTACCTTACAGCGTAACGACAGTA ATTTGGCTGGTCCGAGTCATACAGAGACCGCAACAGTGCAAGTTGAACAGCCAGCGGATGCGACACAGCCACTtgctggtctgg GCCACGTATCTTCATGTTCAGCTGGTGCGAGACAAGAAGAGATTGTTGCATTTCGAGATGAGCAGGTAGCTGAACAGGAGCAGCCACTCACTGATCTAG TTGATGATCATAGTGTCAGTAACCAGCGTGCTACTGCAAACG GCCTAAACATTCTGACAATGGTCTGCGAGCAGCTTGGGAAGCAGCCCCACGGATCAGCTCACTTAG ATATGGGAGGCCACCATGAGGACAGTCTTATTCGCAAGGAGCACCGGTGGGCTGCTGCAATGGCATCACATAGC GTCACTCCAGAAGATCTTGATCATAAAGATGCCATCGACACACCTGCTACACCACCAGCTACGCTCTCAGCTGCTGAAATCGTCACACCCGAAGTTGGGAAGACATACACACAT CCCCCAGCATTGCCAGAGGATATGATCCCAAAGGTGGGGCTGTTATTCGACACTGAAGAGCATGCATACGAGATGTTCAGGAGATATGCCGTAGCAACTGGTTTCCCAATTAAGTGGGCTAGGAAAAAACGTACTGTAAGGGACATATCCTGCTCAATGTCTGGAACATGGAAATACTATAAGCCTGAACAACAGCGCACTCGCAATAAGTTCACAAAGAAGACCGGCTGCAAAGTTTACATGAAGCTCAAACATGTGTCTGACATGGAAGGTAATTACAATGGCAAGGTTATTATAGACAAGATACAGCTTGACCATAACCATCCACTCTCAGACGAACTTATCAGATTTGAGTGA
- the LOC8085124 gene encoding uncharacterized protein LOC8085124 isoform X4, with the protein MKQKLDHVPERVTTITISNSQQFYEIQIPLSTGDNGGMASSANTNADGTHDASGSIHERVVPRHHQKKTIPNKFQQKGAQCSSAATPKRRTPDTSQHEDLLSGPTRRSPRLAASQDNDDDDFEPAIKRLRLKVPAHKDPKSKKSSLPSIQEEDDDGILGKINSCCTPNHVLDAINKLSEPQKNRVHELGWGKFLEIAIDCVESRNLFLYLLDRVDIDSMFLRVPPNIELPINKAAVHAVLGVPAGTEVISKKSSKELSNAKRELMAQLGIATNKITVPRLLEEVAKGNADDLSMKCFFLVIFNRFLFPGSAFDIANTDLQFIMDFQNFGKVDWQQAVIDHIRTSAKEWQSPGAKNTANPTIRSCAPFLLIYYLENLDHPLNDNNHRMVVPRAAVFSKQYISTLTNADRWADKYDRICYGKLRQKNPVGSAYQKVYTMQHTAVPASFQLPQLSDLLKGVLDNVAASTNPHFLQLITTVDRDIRANQKVIHELHHTNECLLIKFSEDVKELLANASIPTVTEVQHQTGQQTRPESSTRNLQEPTLQRNDSNLAGPSHTETATVQVEQPADATQPLAGHVSSCSAGARQEEIVAFRDEQVAEQEQPLTDLVDDHSVSNQRATANGLNILTMVCEQLGKQPHGSAHLDMGGHHEDSLIRKEHRWAAAMASHSVTPEDLDHKDAIDTPATPPATLSAAEIVTPEVGKTYTHPPALPEDMIPKVGLLFDTEEHAYEMFRRYAVATGFPIKWARKKRTVRDISCSMSGTWKYYKPEQQRTRNKFTKKTGCKVYMKLKHVSDMEGNYNGKVIIDKIQLDHNHPLSDELIRFE; encoded by the exons ATGAAGCAAAAACTTGATCACGTTCCTGAACGTGTTACAACAATTACTATATCAAACAGCCAGCAGTTTTATGAGATTCAAATTCCACTTTCAACTGGAGACAATGGTGGCATGGCAAGCTCAGCGAACACCAATGCAGATGGTACTCATGATGCATCTGGTTCAATTCATGAGCGCGTTGTTCCAAGACACCACCAGAAGAAAACCATACCAAATAAATTTCAACAGAAGGGGGCTCAGTGTTCTTCTGCAGCAACCCCAAAGAGGAGAACACCCGATACCTCACAGCATGAAGACCTTCTTTCTGGTCCGACCAGACGCTCACCAAGGCTAGCTGCATCGCAAGACAATGACGACGAT GATTTCGAACCAGCAATAAAACGCCTAAGGCTGAAAGTTCCTGCTCACAAAGATCCTAAATCAAAGAAATCTTCACTTCCATCCATACAGGAAGAG GACGATGATGGTATACTGGGTAAGATTAACTCCTGCTGCACTCCCAATCATGTGctcgatgccatcaataaactTTCAGAACCACAGAAGAATAGGGTTCACGAGCTTGGTTGGGGTAAATTTCTAGAAATCGCTATAGATTGTGTGGAGAGCAGGAATCTATTTCTTTATTTGCTGGACAGGGTGGATATAGACAGCATGTTTTTACGGGTCCCACCCAACATTGAACTACCTATCAACAAGGCAGCTGTTCATGCTGTGCTTGGTGTGCCAGCTGGCACAGAGGTAATTTCTAAGAAGTCCAGCAAGGAACTTTCTAATGCGAAGAGAGAGCTTATGGCTCAGCTTGGAATTGCAACAAACAAAATCACAGTCCCTCGGCTTTTGGAAGAGGTGGCTAAGGGAAATGCTGATGACCTCTCAATGAAATGCTTCTTCCTCGTGATCTTCAACAGGTTCTTGTTTCCAGGGTCAGCATTTGACATCGCAAACACAGACTTGCAGTTCATTATGGATTTTCAAAACTTTGGCAAGGTTGATTGGCAACAGGCTGTGATAGATCATATCAGAACCTCTGCGAAAGAGTGGCAGTCTCCTGGTGCCAAAAACACAGCTAACCCTACAATTCGATCATGTGCTCCATTCCTCTTA ATTTACTACCTCGAGAACCTGGATCACCCACTCAATGACAACAACCACCGGATGGTTGTGCCAAGGGCTGCTGTATTCTCAAAGCAATATATTTCTACGTTGACCAATGCAGATAGGTGGGCCGACAAATATGATCGCATATGCTACGGCAAACTCCGG CAAAAAAATCCCGTTGGTTCAGCTTACCAAAAGGTATACACCATGCAACATACTGCGGTCCCTGCATCGTTCCAATTACCTCAGTTGAGCGACCTGCTCAAAGGTGTCTTGGATAATGTGGCAGCCAGTACAAACCCTCATTTCCTACAACTTATTACGACGGTCGACCGTGACATTCGTGCCAACCAGAAGGTCATACATGAGCTCCATCACACAAATGAGTGCCTCTTGATCAAGTTTTCAGAAGATGTCAAGGAACTACTTGCAAATGCCTCTATTCCTACCGTTACAGAGGTTCAACACCAGACCGGGCAGCAGACAAGACCAGAGAGTAGCACACGTAACTTACAAGAGCCTACCTTACAGCGTAACGACAGTA ATTTGGCTGGTCCGAGTCATACAGAGACCGCAACAGTGCAAGTTGAACAGCCAGCGGATGCGACACAGCCACTtgctg GCCACGTATCTTCATGTTCAGCTGGTGCGAGACAAGAAGAGATTGTTGCATTTCGAGATGAGCAGGTAGCTGAACAGGAGCAGCCACTCACTGATCTAG TTGATGATCATAGTGTCAGTAACCAGCGTGCTACTGCAAACG GCCTAAACATTCTGACAATGGTCTGCGAGCAGCTTGGGAAGCAGCCCCACGGATCAGCTCACTTAG ATATGGGAGGCCACCATGAGGACAGTCTTATTCGCAAGGAGCACCGGTGGGCTGCTGCAATGGCATCACATAGC GTCACTCCAGAAGATCTTGATCATAAAGATGCCATCGACACACCTGCTACACCACCAGCTACGCTCTCAGCTGCTGAAATCGTCACACCCGAAGTTGGGAAGACATACACACAT CCCCCAGCATTGCCAGAGGATATGATCCCAAAGGTGGGGCTGTTATTCGACACTGAAGAGCATGCATACGAGATGTTCAGGAGATATGCCGTAGCAACTGGTTTCCCAATTAAGTGGGCTAGGAAAAAACGTACTGTAAGGGACATATCCTGCTCAATGTCTGGAACATGGAAATACTATAAGCCTGAACAACAGCGCACTCGCAATAAGTTCACAAAGAAGACCGGCTGCAAAGTTTACATGAAGCTCAAACATGTGTCTGACATGGAAGGTAATTACAATGGCAAGGTTATTATAGACAAGATACAGCTTGACCATAACCATCCACTCTCAGACGAACTTATCAGATTTGAGTGA
- the LOC8085124 gene encoding uncharacterized protein LOC8085124 isoform X2, with translation MKQKLDHVPERVTTITISNSQQFYEIQIPLSTGDNGGMASSANTNADGTHDASGSIHERVVPRHHQKKTIPNKFQQKGAQCSSAATPKRRTPDTSQHEDLLSGPTRRSPRLAASQDNDDDDFEPAIKRLRLKVPAHKDPKSKKSSLPSIQEEDDDGILGKINSCCTPNHVLDAINKLSEPQKNRVHELGWGKFLEIAIDCVESRNLFLYLLDRVDIDSMFLRVPPNIELPINKAAVHAVLGVPAGTEVISKKSSKELSNAKRELMAQLGIATNKITVPRLLEEVAKGNADDLSMKCFFLVIFNRFLFPGSAFDIANTDLQFIMDFQNFGKVDWQQAVIDHIRTSAKEWQSPGAKNTANPTIRSCAPFLLIYYLENLDHPLNDNNHRMVVPRAAVFSKQYISTLTNADRWADKYDRICYGKLRQKNPVGSAYQKVYTMQHTAVPASFQLPQLSDLLKGVLDNVAASTNPHFLQLITTVDRDIRANQKVIHELHHTNECLLIKFSEDVKELLANASIPTVTEVQHQTGQQTRPESSTRNLQEPTLQRNDSNLAGPSHTETATVQVEQPADATQPLAGHVSSCSAGARQEEIVAFRDEQVAEQEQPLTDLVDDHSVSNQRATANGLNILTMVCEQLGKQPHGSAHLDMGGHHEDSLIRKEHRWAAAMASHSVRGPSSSMQLPVTGSQTGVSQPLPMPIPIQVTPEDLDHKDAIDTPATPPATLSAAEIVTPEVGKTYTHPPALPEDMIPKVGLLFDTEEHAYEMFRRYAVATGFPIKWARKKRTVRDISCSMSGTWKYYKPEQQRTRNKFTKKTGCKVYMKLKHVSDMEGNYNGKVIIDKIQLDHNHPLSDELIRFE, from the exons ATGAAGCAAAAACTTGATCACGTTCCTGAACGTGTTACAACAATTACTATATCAAACAGCCAGCAGTTTTATGAGATTCAAATTCCACTTTCAACTGGAGACAATGGTGGCATGGCAAGCTCAGCGAACACCAATGCAGATGGTACTCATGATGCATCTGGTTCAATTCATGAGCGCGTTGTTCCAAGACACCACCAGAAGAAAACCATACCAAATAAATTTCAACAGAAGGGGGCTCAGTGTTCTTCTGCAGCAACCCCAAAGAGGAGAACACCCGATACCTCACAGCATGAAGACCTTCTTTCTGGTCCGACCAGACGCTCACCAAGGCTAGCTGCATCGCAAGACAATGACGACGAT GATTTCGAACCAGCAATAAAACGCCTAAGGCTGAAAGTTCCTGCTCACAAAGATCCTAAATCAAAGAAATCTTCACTTCCATCCATACAGGAAGAG GACGATGATGGTATACTGGGTAAGATTAACTCCTGCTGCACTCCCAATCATGTGctcgatgccatcaataaactTTCAGAACCACAGAAGAATAGGGTTCACGAGCTTGGTTGGGGTAAATTTCTAGAAATCGCTATAGATTGTGTGGAGAGCAGGAATCTATTTCTTTATTTGCTGGACAGGGTGGATATAGACAGCATGTTTTTACGGGTCCCACCCAACATTGAACTACCTATCAACAAGGCAGCTGTTCATGCTGTGCTTGGTGTGCCAGCTGGCACAGAGGTAATTTCTAAGAAGTCCAGCAAGGAACTTTCTAATGCGAAGAGAGAGCTTATGGCTCAGCTTGGAATTGCAACAAACAAAATCACAGTCCCTCGGCTTTTGGAAGAGGTGGCTAAGGGAAATGCTGATGACCTCTCAATGAAATGCTTCTTCCTCGTGATCTTCAACAGGTTCTTGTTTCCAGGGTCAGCATTTGACATCGCAAACACAGACTTGCAGTTCATTATGGATTTTCAAAACTTTGGCAAGGTTGATTGGCAACAGGCTGTGATAGATCATATCAGAACCTCTGCGAAAGAGTGGCAGTCTCCTGGTGCCAAAAACACAGCTAACCCTACAATTCGATCATGTGCTCCATTCCTCTTA ATTTACTACCTCGAGAACCTGGATCACCCACTCAATGACAACAACCACCGGATGGTTGTGCCAAGGGCTGCTGTATTCTCAAAGCAATATATTTCTACGTTGACCAATGCAGATAGGTGGGCCGACAAATATGATCGCATATGCTACGGCAAACTCCGG CAAAAAAATCCCGTTGGTTCAGCTTACCAAAAGGTATACACCATGCAACATACTGCGGTCCCTGCATCGTTCCAATTACCTCAGTTGAGCGACCTGCTCAAAGGTGTCTTGGATAATGTGGCAGCCAGTACAAACCCTCATTTCCTACAACTTATTACGACGGTCGACCGTGACATTCGTGCCAACCAGAAGGTCATACATGAGCTCCATCACACAAATGAGTGCCTCTTGATCAAGTTTTCAGAAGATGTCAAGGAACTACTTGCAAATGCCTCTATTCCTACCGTTACAGAGGTTCAACACCAGACCGGGCAGCAGACAAGACCAGAGAGTAGCACACGTAACTTACAAGAGCCTACCTTACAGCGTAACGACAGTA ATTTGGCTGGTCCGAGTCATACAGAGACCGCAACAGTGCAAGTTGAACAGCCAGCGGATGCGACACAGCCACTtgctg GCCACGTATCTTCATGTTCAGCTGGTGCGAGACAAGAAGAGATTGTTGCATTTCGAGATGAGCAGGTAGCTGAACAGGAGCAGCCACTCACTGATCTAG TTGATGATCATAGTGTCAGTAACCAGCGTGCTACTGCAAACG GCCTAAACATTCTGACAATGGTCTGCGAGCAGCTTGGGAAGCAGCCCCACGGATCAGCTCACTTAG ATATGGGAGGCCACCATGAGGACAGTCTTATTCGCAAGGAGCACCGGTGGGCTGCTGCAATGGCATCACATAGCGTGAGGGGTCCTTCATCGTCTATGCAGCTACCAGTCACAGGTAGTCAGACTGGAGTGTCTCAACCATTGCCCATGCCCATACCCATACAGGTCACTCCAGAAGATCTTGATCATAAAGATGCCATCGACACACCTGCTACACCACCAGCTACGCTCTCAGCTGCTGAAATCGTCACACCCGAAGTTGGGAAGACATACACACAT CCCCCAGCATTGCCAGAGGATATGATCCCAAAGGTGGGGCTGTTATTCGACACTGAAGAGCATGCATACGAGATGTTCAGGAGATATGCCGTAGCAACTGGTTTCCCAATTAAGTGGGCTAGGAAAAAACGTACTGTAAGGGACATATCCTGCTCAATGTCTGGAACATGGAAATACTATAAGCCTGAACAACAGCGCACTCGCAATAAGTTCACAAAGAAGACCGGCTGCAAAGTTTACATGAAGCTCAAACATGTGTCTGACATGGAAGGTAATTACAATGGCAAGGTTATTATAGACAAGATACAGCTTGACCATAACCATCCACTCTCAGACGAACTTATCAGATTTGAGTGA